From Haloterrigena alkaliphila, one genomic window encodes:
- a CDS encoding ParA family protein — MTTTPRAVSVALQKGGVGKTTIAINLAERLANRSNDVLLVDLDQQGNATEGVGLHDAYTSDVHIGDVLEDGSETTLADVIRTVDAFDVLPAHEDLDSVENSIRSATFGELWIRNEIVDPVLGDTYDYVVVDSPPNLGPLADASLISTQNVIVPLRMSEPSVSGFERMYTQQIDPIRKEIDLDILAIVPNSLAGDNEEKRIISDLEESQFGEYLPQFARSTHFDDPDSPGPGLRERIAFRRAWREGVPLAEYDPESDMLDRLDELAAVVERGGVADA, encoded by the coding sequence ATGACGACAACCCCACGTGCCGTCAGCGTCGCCCTCCAGAAGGGCGGCGTCGGCAAGACTACGATCGCGATCAACCTCGCGGAACGACTCGCGAACCGCTCGAACGACGTCCTGCTCGTCGATCTGGACCAGCAGGGAAACGCCACCGAAGGCGTCGGACTGCACGACGCCTACACGAGCGACGTCCACATCGGGGACGTCCTCGAGGACGGCTCCGAGACGACCCTCGCGGACGTGATCCGCACGGTGGACGCGTTCGACGTGCTGCCCGCCCACGAGGACCTGGACAGCGTCGAGAACAGCATCCGGAGCGCGACCTTCGGCGAACTCTGGATCAGAAACGAGATCGTCGATCCCGTGCTGGGCGATACCTACGACTACGTGGTCGTCGACTCGCCGCCGAACCTCGGCCCGCTGGCCGACGCGTCGCTGATCTCGACGCAGAACGTCATCGTCCCCCTGCGGATGAGCGAACCCAGCGTCAGCGGCTTCGAGCGCATGTACACCCAGCAGATCGATCCGATCCGCAAGGAGATCGACCTGGACATCCTCGCGATCGTCCCGAACTCGCTGGCCGGCGACAACGAGGAAAAGCGCATCATCAGCGATCTCGAGGAGTCCCAGTTCGGCGAGTATCTCCCGCAGTTCGCCCGCTCGACGCACTTCGACGATCCCGACTCGCCCGGTCCGGGCCTGCGCGAACGCATCGCGTTCCGCCGCGCGTGGCGCGAGGGCGTCCCGCTCGCCGAGTACGATCCGGAGAGCGACATGCTCGATCGACTGGACGAACTTGCCGCAGTCGTCGAGCGCGGAGGTGTCGCCGATGCCTGA